A stretch of the Tardiphaga sp. 709 genome encodes the following:
- a CDS encoding ABC transporter permease: MNRRQIRLGFIMSAVCVLITLMLPLPLAGTPVAALMARPLTFLLTGVIVLVFAFAAGFRGLPAIVIGLVGAGITADMTLTLLRDPLIAGDAASGFWVVVIGVWLASWISVVALAGLRPRSSIFRKAIDLAIPLLFGAAVFYLWEVVVRGAGVPPVLLPSPSAAATKFMASLPILGADFVQTFIRGVLIGYAIGCGAGLLVAILAHRFEFLGRGLLPLGNFFSALPLVGVAPIMVMWFGFDWPSKAAVVALVTFFPMLVNALAGLQAAGDIERDLMRSYGASYAQTLIKLYLPAALPFIFNALKINATLALIGAIVAEFFGTPTQGIGFRISTEAGRMALDMVWAEIALAAIAGMAFYGLVALAERVTTFWHPSMRT; this comes from the coding sequence ATGAACCGTCGCCAGATCCGCCTAGGCTTCATCATGTCGGCGGTGTGCGTGCTGATCACGCTGATGTTGCCGCTGCCGCTGGCCGGCACGCCCGTCGCAGCACTGATGGCGCGGCCGCTGACCTTCCTGCTCACCGGCGTGATCGTGCTGGTCTTCGCTTTCGCTGCCGGCTTTCGCGGCCTTCCGGCCATCGTGATCGGCTTGGTCGGCGCAGGCATCACGGCGGACATGACGTTGACGCTGTTGCGCGATCCCTTGATTGCTGGCGATGCCGCGTCAGGCTTCTGGGTGGTGGTGATCGGCGTCTGGCTGGCGTCATGGATCTCCGTCGTTGCGCTGGCCGGACTGAGGCCGCGCAGCAGTATATTCCGTAAGGCTATCGATCTTGCCATCCCGCTGCTGTTTGGTGCGGCCGTGTTCTATCTCTGGGAGGTCGTGGTGCGCGGCGCCGGCGTGCCGCCGGTGCTGCTGCCGTCGCCGAGCGCTGCCGCTACGAAATTCATGGCGTCGCTGCCGATATTGGGCGCGGATTTCGTGCAGACCTTCATCCGTGGTGTGCTGATCGGCTATGCCATCGGCTGCGGCGCCGGGCTTCTGGTGGCGATCCTCGCGCATCGCTTTGAATTTCTCGGCCGCGGGCTGCTACCCTTGGGTAACTTCTTCTCGGCACTGCCGCTGGTTGGCGTCGCGCCGATCATGGTCATGTGGTTCGGCTTTGACTGGCCATCGAAGGCTGCCGTGGTGGCGCTGGTAACGTTCTTCCCGATGCTGGTGAATGCGTTGGCCGGTCTGCAAGCTGCCGGCGATATCGAGCGTGACCTGATGCGCTCCTATGGCGCAAGCTATGCCCAGACTCTCATCAAGTTGTATCTGCCTGCTGCATTACCTTTCATCTTCAACGCGCTGAAGATCAATGCCACACTGGCCCTGATCGGTGCCATCGTCGCGGAATTCTTCGGCACGCCGACGCAAGGCATCGGCTTTCGAATTTCCACCGAAGCCGGGCGCATGGCGCTCGATATGGTGTGGGCGGAGATCGCGCTCGCCGCGATCGCGGGA
- a CDS encoding ABC transporter permease, with protein sequence MPVTREAWRTHPLVKRSTPLVAIVAVLIVVWYIGAVLMNLSLVRGGFEREEAPYTTMELLEGTMSAERPLLPAPHQVVGAFIDGVFGYAPTAPRSLVYHSMVTLSATLLGFALGALLGIVLALAIVHSRVLERSLMPWIICSQMVPILALAPIFIVVLGAIGLQGLLPKSIISAYLSFFPITIGMVKGFTSPDPMQMDLMRTWSATSRQVLSKLRWPSAVPYLFASLKVAITISLIGAIVAELPTGAEAGIGARLLAGSYYGQTIQIWSALVAAAVLASGLIAIVGYAERKVAQRMGARS encoded by the coding sequence ATGCCGGTCACGCGTGAGGCATGGCGCACGCATCCGCTGGTAAAGCGTAGCACGCCGCTGGTGGCCATTGTCGCAGTGCTGATCGTCGTCTGGTACATCGGCGCCGTGCTGATGAACCTGTCGCTTGTGCGCGGCGGATTCGAGCGCGAGGAAGCGCCTTACACGACGATGGAATTGCTGGAAGGCACCATGAGCGCGGAGCGGCCGTTGCTGCCGGCGCCGCATCAGGTGGTCGGTGCTTTCATCGACGGCGTGTTCGGCTATGCGCCGACGGCGCCGCGTAGCCTCGTCTATCATTCCATGGTGACGCTGTCGGCGACGCTGCTCGGCTTCGCGCTCGGGGCACTGCTCGGCATCGTGCTGGCGCTCGCCATCGTGCACAGCCGCGTGCTGGAGCGCAGCCTGATGCCGTGGATCATCTGCTCGCAGATGGTGCCCATATTGGCGCTGGCGCCGATCTTCATTGTGGTGCTCGGTGCTATCGGCCTACAGGGCCTGCTGCCGAAATCGATCATTTCGGCCTATTTGAGTTTCTTCCCGATCACGATAGGCATGGTGAAGGGCTTTACCTCACCCGATCCGATGCAGATGGATCTGATGCGGACATGGTCGGCGACATCTAGGCAGGTGCTGTCGAAACTGCGCTGGCCTTCGGCGGTGCCCTATCTCTTTGCCAGCCTCAAGGTTGCCATCACCATTTCGCTCATCGGCGCCATCGTCGCGGAATTGCCGACCGGCGCGGAAGCCGGCATCGGCGCGCGCCTGCTAGCCGGCTCCTATTATGGCCAAACCATCCAGATCTGGTCTGCGCTGGTTGCCGCTGCTGTTTTGGCTTCTGGTTTGATCGCCATCGTCGGCTATGCCGAACGCAAGGTGGCGCAGCGGATGGGGGCGCGGTCATGA
- a CDS encoding ABC transporter ATP-binding protein: MTRTIAVDVSKVSLTFDTADGKVEALSNVDLQVSGGEFVSFIGPSGCGKTTLLRVIADLQQPSSGSVTVNGMSAEQARLGRNYGYVFQAPALFPWRSIEANLKLPLELMGFSPTEQKQRAARYLELVNLTGFERKFPWQLSGGMQQRVSIARALSFDPELLLMDEPFGALDEIVRDHLNEQLLQLWAKTRKTVLFVTHSIPEAVFLSTKIVVMSPRPGRITDIIDCNFRRERTLEIRETPEFMAIAQRVRTGLRAGHSYDE; this comes from the coding sequence GTGACACGTACCATCGCGGTCGACGTCAGCAAGGTATCGCTCACCTTCGATACGGCCGACGGCAAGGTCGAAGCGCTATCCAATGTTGATCTGCAAGTCAGTGGTGGGGAGTTTGTCTCCTTCATTGGTCCCTCCGGCTGCGGCAAGACCACGCTGCTGCGTGTGATCGCGGACCTGCAGCAACCAAGCTCTGGCAGCGTCACTGTCAATGGCATGAGCGCCGAGCAGGCGCGGCTCGGGCGCAATTACGGTTATGTATTTCAGGCGCCCGCATTGTTTCCCTGGCGCAGCATCGAGGCCAACCTCAAGCTGCCGCTGGAATTGATGGGCTTCTCGCCGACCGAACAGAAACAGCGCGCAGCGCGTTATCTGGAGCTGGTCAATCTCACCGGCTTCGAGCGGAAATTTCCCTGGCAGCTCTCGGGCGGCATGCAGCAGCGCGTCTCGATCGCGCGCGCGCTGTCGTTCGATCCGGAATTGCTCTTGATGGACGAGCCGTTCGGCGCACTGGACGAGATCGTCAGGGATCATCTCAACGAACAGTTGCTGCAATTGTGGGCCAAGACCCGCAAGACCGTGCTGTTCGTGACGCATTCGATTCCCGAAGCGGTGTTTCTTTCCACCAAGATCGTGGTGATGTCGCCGCGGCCGGGCCGTATCACTGATATTATCGACTGCAATTTCCGGCGCGAGCGCACGCTGGAAATCCGCGAGACACCGGAATTCATGGCCATCGCGCAGCGCGTGCGCACGGGGCTGCGGGCCGGGCACTCCTATGACGAGTAG
- a CDS encoding response regulator, with protein sequence MSRSQLVAEHLPLLRRYARALTGNQASGDAYVGAMLEALLQDQSLLDEQHGARAGLFRLFTQIWNSVALNDNPDVAPLQAASEKRISNITPLPRQAFLLLSLEGFSEEEVAFVLDADVAEVRSLADTAGREMAAEIATDVLIIEDETFIAMDLESLVKNLGHNVIGVARTHADAVALAKNKKPGLILADIQLADGSSGLDAVNELLRIFEVPVVFITAYPERFLTGERPEPAFLISKPFQPAMVSAVASQALFFQRNSKNKTARAS encoded by the coding sequence ATGTCCCGATCACAGCTCGTAGCTGAACACTTGCCGCTATTGCGGCGCTATGCCCGAGCCCTCACGGGCAACCAGGCCTCAGGCGATGCCTATGTAGGCGCCATGCTGGAAGCGTTGCTGCAAGACCAGTCGCTGCTCGACGAACAACACGGCGCCCGCGCCGGCTTGTTTCGTCTGTTCACCCAGATTTGGAACTCTGTCGCCTTGAATGACAATCCGGATGTCGCGCCGCTGCAGGCTGCGTCCGAGAAGCGCATTTCCAACATTACCCCGCTGCCACGACAGGCCTTCCTGTTGCTGTCGCTCGAAGGCTTCTCGGAAGAGGAGGTCGCCTTCGTACTCGACGCTGATGTGGCGGAAGTGCGTTCGCTGGCCGACACGGCCGGCCGCGAAATGGCCGCCGAGATCGCCACCGACGTTCTGATCATCGAGGACGAGACCTTCATCGCGATGGATCTCGAAAGCCTCGTGAAGAATCTCGGTCATAACGTCATCGGCGTTGCCCGCACCCATGCGGATGCGGTGGCGCTCGCGAAGAACAAGAAGCCCGGCCTGATCCTCGCCGATATCCAGCTCGCCGATGGCAGCTCGGGTCTCGACGCGGTGAACGAGTTGCTGCGCATCTTCGAAGTGCCGGTGGTCTTCATCACCGCCTATCCGGAGCGTTTTCTAACCGGCGAACGTCCGGAGCCGGCCTTCCTGATCTCGAAGCCGTTCCAGCCCGCGATGGTCTCGGCCGTCGCCAGCCAGGCGCTGTTCTTTCAGCGCAACTCGAAGAATAAGACCGCTAGGGCGTCCTGA
- a CDS encoding NepR family anti-sigma factor: MKDVKPKGGLNAEIQSRIGHQLRAMYDDVVRQGVPDRFAELIRKLDGAEAQAQIAGDPGKNEGGE, from the coding sequence ATGAAAGATGTGAAGCCGAAGGGCGGATTAAACGCCGAAATCCAGTCACGGATCGGGCATCAGTTGCGCGCGATGTACGACGATGTCGTGCGACAGGGCGTGCCGGACCGATTTGCGGAGCTGATCCGCAAGCTGGACGGGGCTGAGGCTCAAGCCCAGATCGCTGGCGATCCTGGCAAAAATGAAGGAGGGGAATAA
- a CDS encoding sigma-70 family RNA polymerase sigma factor: MPLTDSLRDDILASVPSLRAFAISLSGNGDRADDLVQETLLRALANIDSFQVGSNLPAWLFTILRNLFRSDYRKRRREVEDADGSYAKTLKTQPAQNAHLEFEEFRAALEKLPQDQREALILVGASGFSYEDAATICGCAVGTIKSRVNRARSKLSALLYVDGAEDFGPDDTVRAVIGGSGG, encoded by the coding sequence ATGCCTCTCACAGACTCACTCCGCGACGACATTCTGGCGTCGGTGCCTAGCCTGCGCGCCTTCGCGATCTCGCTCTCCGGCAACGGCGACCGGGCCGATGACCTCGTACAGGAAACGCTGTTGCGCGCGCTCGCCAATATCGACTCCTTCCAGGTTGGCTCGAATCTGCCTGCGTGGTTGTTCACCATTCTGCGTAACCTGTTCCGGTCGGACTATCGCAAGCGGCGGCGTGAGGTGGAGGATGCGGATGGCAGCTATGCCAAGACTCTGAAGACCCAGCCGGCACAAAACGCCCATCTGGAATTTGAGGAGTTTCGCGCGGCGCTTGAGAAGCTTCCGCAGGATCAGCGCGAAGCGCTTATTCTCGTCGGCGCATCGGGCTTCTCCTATGAGGACGCGGCCACGATCTGCGGTTGCGCCGTCGGCACCATCAAGAGCCGCGTCAATCGCGCGCGCTCGAAGCTCAGCGCCTTGCTCTATGTGGATGGCGCAGAAGACTTCGGCCCGGACGATACCGTCCGCGCAGTGATCGGCGGATCGGGCGGTTAG
- a CDS encoding ABC transporter substrate-binding protein, whose product MPAFRPRTISLAAALSIACAGHALAQKQYDPGASDTEIKIGNIMPYSGPASAYGIAGIIEAAYFRMINDQGGINGRKINFISYDDAYNPSKAVEQARKLVESDEVLVVFNPLGTPSNAAIQKYLNIKKVPQLFVAAGATYFGNYKAFPWTMAWQPPYESEGRIYAKYLLTEKPDAKIAVLYQNDDLGKDVLKGLKDGLGDKAGGMLIAAESYEVTEPTIDSHIINLKASGADTFISVTTPKSAVQSIRKVSELGWKPLYIQGYASASISSVLKPAGQEISQGILSAYYAKDGSDPQWDNDPGMQRFYAFLAKYAPDARRNDISAVYGYGAAQTMVQVLRQAGDDLTRANVMKQAASLKDFAPDTMLPGVKLNTSATDFYPIEQLQMMRFKGDKWELFGPVISGEISR is encoded by the coding sequence ATGCCTGCCTTTCGACCACGAACAATCTCGCTTGCCGCCGCACTGAGCATCGCCTGCGCAGGTCATGCTCTCGCGCAGAAACAATACGATCCCGGCGCATCCGACACCGAGATCAAGATCGGCAACATCATGCCCTATAGCGGGCCGGCTTCGGCCTATGGCATCGCGGGCATCATCGAGGCCGCCTATTTCCGTATGATCAACGATCAGGGCGGCATCAACGGCCGCAAGATCAATTTCATCAGCTATGACGATGCCTATAATCCGTCCAAGGCCGTCGAGCAGGCACGCAAGCTGGTCGAATCCGACGAGGTGCTCGTGGTGTTCAATCCGCTCGGCACACCGTCCAATGCAGCGATCCAGAAATATCTCAACATCAAGAAAGTGCCGCAACTGTTCGTCGCCGCCGGCGCGACCTATTTTGGCAATTACAAGGCTTTCCCGTGGACCATGGCATGGCAGCCGCCCTATGAGAGCGAGGGCCGCATCTATGCGAAATATCTGCTGACCGAAAAGCCCGACGCGAAGATCGCGGTGCTCTATCAGAACGACGACCTCGGCAAGGACGTGCTGAAGGGCCTGAAGGATGGTCTCGGCGACAAAGCTGGGGGCATGCTGATCGCCGCCGAAAGCTATGAGGTCACCGAGCCGACCATCGATAGCCACATCATCAATTTGAAAGCCTCCGGCGCCGATACGTTCATCAGCGTCACGACACCGAAGTCGGCAGTCCAGAGTATCCGCAAGGTCTCCGAACTCGGCTGGAAGCCGCTCTACATCCAGGGCTATGCCAGCGCATCGATCAGCTCCGTGCTGAAGCCGGCCGGACAGGAGATCTCGCAGGGCATCCTGTCGGCCTATTACGCCAAGGACGGCTCGGATCCGCAATGGGACAACGACCCCGGCATGCAGCGCTTCTATGCGTTCCTGGCCAAATACGCTCCGGACGCCCGCCGCAACGACATCTCGGCAGTCTACGGCTATGGCGCGGCGCAGACCATGGTTCAAGTGCTGAGGCAGGCCGGCGACGATCTCACCCGTGCCAATGTGATGAAGCAAGCCGCCAGCCTGAAGGACTTCGCGCCGGACACGATGCTGCCGGGCGTCAAGCTCAACACGTCCGCGACTGATTTCTACCCGATCGAACAGTTGCAGATGATGCGCTTCAAGGGCGACAAATGGGAGCTATTTGGCCCTGTGATCTCGGGCGAGATCAGCCGCTGA
- a CDS encoding ABC transporter substrate-binding protein has translation MPWIRSRALTLSVAAALSVAASSSALAQKKYDTGATDTEIKIGNIMPYSGPASSYGLIGKTETAYFKMINDQGGINGRKVNFISYDDAYSPPKAVEQARKLVESDEALFIFNSLGTPSNTAFQKYMNAKKVPQLFVATGASKWNDPKHFPWTMGWQPSYAVEAQIYAKYLMKEKPDAKVAVIYQNDDFGKDYQKAFKEALGAKATTMLVTEESYEISEPTIDSHIVKVKSLNPDVVVHFVTPKFAAQGIKKIGELGWKPLQLVTNVSVSVGAVMQPAGFDNAQGVLSADYRKDGADSQWKDDPGMKKWSAFIDKYMPGADRTDNSLVYGYGAAQTLVKVLEMCGDNLSRENVMKQAASLKDFAPDTLLPGITISTSATDYAPIAQLRMMRFKGDKWELFGDVINADTTAAD, from the coding sequence ATGCCTTGGATCCGATCGCGCGCACTGACTTTGTCGGTTGCCGCGGCCCTCAGCGTCGCAGCCAGCAGCAGCGCGTTGGCCCAGAAGAAATACGACACCGGCGCCACTGACACCGAAATCAAGATCGGCAACATTATGCCGTATAGCGGCCCTGCCTCGTCCTACGGACTGATCGGCAAGACCGAAACAGCCTATTTCAAGATGATCAACGACCAGGGCGGCATCAACGGCCGCAAGGTTAACTTCATCAGCTATGACGACGCCTATTCGCCGCCGAAGGCGGTCGAACAGGCCCGTAAGCTGGTCGAAAGCGACGAGGCACTGTTCATCTTCAATTCGCTTGGTACACCGTCGAATACGGCGTTCCAGAAATACATGAATGCCAAGAAGGTACCACAACTTTTCGTCGCCACCGGCGCCAGCAAGTGGAACGATCCGAAGCACTTCCCGTGGACGATGGGCTGGCAGCCGAGTTACGCGGTCGAAGCACAAATCTACGCAAAATATCTGATGAAGGAGAAGCCGGACGCCAAGGTCGCGGTGATCTATCAGAACGACGATTTCGGCAAGGACTACCAGAAGGCGTTCAAAGAAGCGCTGGGTGCCAAGGCTACCACGATGCTGGTCACGGAAGAGAGCTATGAGATCTCCGAGCCGACCATCGATTCCCACATCGTGAAGGTGAAGTCGCTCAATCCCGATGTCGTCGTCCATTTCGTGACGCCGAAATTCGCAGCCCAGGGCATCAAGAAGATCGGTGAACTCGGCTGGAAGCCGCTGCAGCTCGTCACCAATGTCAGCGTCTCCGTCGGAGCAGTGATGCAGCCCGCCGGCTTCGACAATGCGCAGGGCGTGCTGTCGGCTGACTACCGCAAGGACGGCGCGGACTCCCAGTGGAAGGACGACCCGGGCATGAAGAAATGGTCGGCCTTCATCGACAAATACATGCCGGGTGCCGACCGCACCGACAACAGCCTCGTCTACGGTTATGGCGCCGCGCAGACGCTGGTGAAGGTGCTGGAGATGTGCGGCGACAACCTGTCCCGCGAGAATGTCATGAAGCAGGCGGCAAGCCTGAAAGACTTCGCGCCAGACACGCTGCTGCCGGGCATCACCATATCCACCTCGGCCACCGACTATGCACCGATCGCGCAGTTGCGGATGATGCGCTTCAAGGGCGACAAGTGGGAGCTGTTCGGCGACGTGATCAATGCCGACACGACTGCGGCGGACTAG
- a CDS encoding ABC transporter substrate-binding protein — MMLARSMRLAALPAAMTLLAASVSGALAQKKYDTGATDTEIKIGNIIPYSGPASAYGTIGKTETAYFNMINAQGGINGRKINFISYDDAYSPPKAVEQVRRLVESDEVLVVFNPLGTPSNTAIQKYLNGKKVPQLFVATGATKWNDPKNFPWTIGWQPSYQSEAQIYAKYLLKEKPNAKIGVLYQNDDFGKDYLKGFKDGLGDKAASMITIEDSYEIAEPTIDTHVVKLKAANPDVLMIFTTPKFAAQTIKKTAELGWKPLQILANVSVSVGAVMQPAGFDNAQGVLSASYTKDGTDSQWKDDPGMKKWNVFLDKYMPDANKADSSTVYGYGAAQTLVKVLQMCGDDLTRANVMKQTANLKDFTPDTLLPGITINTSPTDFAPISQLQMQRFKGDKWERFGEIFSADAVTQ, encoded by the coding sequence ATGATGCTCGCACGATCCATGCGCCTTGCAGCACTGCCTGCTGCTATGACGCTTCTGGCCGCCAGTGTGTCCGGCGCGCTCGCGCAGAAGAAATACGACACCGGCGCCACCGATACTGAAATCAAGATCGGCAACATCATCCCTTATAGCGGCCCCGCGTCTGCCTATGGAACGATCGGCAAGACCGAGACCGCCTATTTCAACATGATCAACGCACAAGGTGGCATCAACGGACGCAAGATCAACTTCATCAGTTACGACGACGCCTATTCGCCGCCGAAAGCCGTGGAGCAGGTGCGAAGGCTGGTCGAATCCGACGAGGTGCTGGTGGTGTTCAATCCACTCGGCACGCCGTCCAATACCGCGATCCAGAAATATCTGAACGGCAAGAAAGTGCCGCAGCTCTTCGTCGCCACCGGCGCCACCAAATGGAACGATCCAAAGAACTTCCCCTGGACGATCGGCTGGCAACCCTCCTATCAGAGCGAAGCACAGATCTATGCGAAGTATCTTCTGAAGGAGAAGCCGAACGCGAAAATCGGCGTGCTTTACCAGAACGACGATTTCGGCAAGGACTATCTGAAGGGCTTCAAGGACGGCCTCGGCGACAAGGCAGCATCGATGATCACCATCGAGGATAGCTACGAGATCGCCGAACCGACCATCGACACCCATGTGGTGAAGCTGAAAGCTGCGAACCCCGACGTACTGATGATCTTCACGACGCCAAAATTCGCGGCACAGACTATCAAGAAGACCGCCGAGCTTGGCTGGAAGCCGTTGCAGATCCTCGCCAATGTCAGCGTCTCCGTGGGAGCGGTGATGCAGCCCGCCGGCTTCGACAATGCGCAGGGCGTACTGTCGGCCTCCTACACCAAGGACGGCACCGATTCACAATGGAAGGACGATCCCGGCATGAAGAAGTGGAACGTGTTCCTCGACAAATACATGCCGGACGCCAACAAAGCGGATTCGAGCACGGTCTATGGCTATGGTGCTGCGCAGACGCTGGTCAAGGTGCTGCAGATGTGCGGCGACGACCTGACCCGGGCGAATGTCATGAAGCAGACCGCCAACCTGAAGGACTTTACCCCCGACACGCTGCTGCCGGGCATCACCATCAATACCTCGCCCACCGATTTCGCGCCGATCTCGCAATTGCAGATGCAGCGCTTCAAGGGCGACAAATGGGAGCGCTTCGGCGAGATCTTCAGCGCCGACGCCGTCACGCAATAA
- a CDS encoding ABC transporter substrate-binding protein → MPAMHLRLATFPAAYLAGLALLAASATGALAQKKYDTGASDTEIKIGNIMPYSGPASAYGVIGKTEEAYFKKINAAGGINGRKINFISYDDAYSPPKTVEQARKLVESDEVLLVFNSLGTPPNSAIQKYMNSKKVPQLFVATGATKWNDPKDFPWTMGWQPNYQSETQIYAKYLLKEKPGAKIAVLYQNDDYGKDYLKGLKDGLGAKAASMIVVEESYETSEPTIDNHIVKLKSLNADVFVNITTPKFAAQAIKKAAEIGWKPMHFLNNVSNSIGSVMKPAGFENSQDIISAAYLKDVADTQWNNDPGMKEFLAFLDKDFPEGNKLDGLIVTGYGVAQTLVEVLKKCGDNLTRENVMKQAASLKDFRTEVLLPGIKINTSATDFAPISQLQLMRFKGDKWELFGEVISADVGG, encoded by the coding sequence ATGCCCGCAATGCACTTGCGTTTGGCCACGTTTCCAGCCGCCTATTTGGCTGGCTTGGCTTTGCTCGCCGCGTCCGCCACCGGCGCGCTCGCCCAGAAAAAATACGACACCGGCGCCTCGGATACCGAAATCAAGATCGGCAACATCATGCCCTATAGCGGACCCGCCTCCGCCTATGGCGTGATCGGAAAAACCGAGGAAGCCTACTTCAAGAAGATCAATGCTGCTGGCGGCATCAACGGCCGCAAGATCAACTTCATCAGTTATGACGACGCCTATTCGCCGCCAAAGACCGTCGAGCAGGCGCGCAAGCTGGTGGAATCGGACGAAGTTCTGCTGGTGTTCAACTCGCTGGGCACACCGCCGAACTCGGCAATCCAGAAATACATGAACAGCAAGAAGGTGCCGCAATTGTTCGTGGCCACCGGCGCCACCAAGTGGAACGACCCGAAGGACTTCCCCTGGACCATGGGCTGGCAGCCCAACTACCAGAGCGAGACGCAGATCTATGCGAAATATCTTTTGAAGGAAAAGCCCGGCGCGAAGATTGCCGTCCTTTACCAGAACGATGACTACGGCAAGGACTACCTCAAAGGTCTGAAGGACGGCCTTGGCGCAAAGGCCGCTTCGATGATCGTGGTGGAGGAGAGCTACGAGACCTCCGAGCCGACCATCGACAATCACATCGTCAAGCTGAAGTCGTTGAACGCCGACGTGTTCGTCAACATCACGACGCCGAAATTTGCGGCGCAGGCTATCAAAAAGGCCGCCGAGATCGGCTGGAAACCGATGCACTTCCTCAACAACGTGTCCAACTCGATCGGCAGCGTGATGAAGCCGGCCGGCTTCGAAAACTCGCAGGACATTATTTCCGCTGCGTATCTGAAGGACGTGGCGGACACCCAGTGGAATAACGACCCCGGCATGAAGGAGTTTCTCGCCTTCCTCGACAAGGATTTTCCGGAAGGCAACAAGCTCGATGGATTGATCGTCACCGGTTACGGGGTCGCCCAGACGCTGGTTGAGGTTCTCAAGAAGTGCGGTGACAACCTGACCCGCGAAAACGTCATGAAGCAGGCGGCCAGCCTGAAGGACTTCCGAACCGAGGTGCTGCTGCCCGGCATCAAGATCAACACATCTGCGACCGACTTTGCGCCGATCAGCCAGCTTCAGCTGATGCGTTTCAAAGGCGATAAATGGGAGCTGTTCGGCGAGGTCATTAGCGCTGATGTAGGCGGCTGA
- a CDS encoding ABC transporter substrate-binding protein translates to MSATSARLLSLSAATMLLAISSTHVLAQKKYDTGASDTEIKLGNIVPYSGPASAYGAVGKTQAGYFKMINDKGGINGRMINYISYDDAYSPPKAVEQTRKLVESDEVLLMFSALGTPSNTAIQKYLNAKKVPQLFLATGATKWADPKNFPWTMGWLPSYQSEGRIYAKYLLKEKAGAKIGVLYQNDDFGKDYLKGVKDGLGDKASSIVIEESYELTEPTVDSHIVKMKSLNPDVVIIFATPKFAAQTIKKVAELGWKPTMIVPGVSVSIGQVLRPAGFENAQGLLSAHYSKDATDPQWKDDPGIKAYREFLAKYVPDGNPADSSLMSGYNIAETMAILLKQCGDDLTRANVMKQAANLQDVQQSTLLPGVKVNTSPTDFSPIEQMQLMRFEGENWKLFGDVLTGELGESGKGG, encoded by the coding sequence ATGTCTGCCACGTCCGCGCGGCTATTGTCGCTCTCGGCCGCGACCATGTTACTCGCCATTTCCTCGACCCACGTCCTCGCCCAAAAGAAATACGACACCGGCGCCAGCGACACCGAAATCAAGCTCGGCAACATCGTGCCCTATAGCGGACCGGCCTCGGCCTATGGCGCCGTCGGCAAGACACAGGCCGGCTATTTCAAGATGATCAACGACAAGGGTGGCATCAACGGCCGCATGATCAACTACATCTCCTACGATGACGCCTATTCGCCACCGAAGGCTGTCGAGCAGACCCGCAAGCTCGTCGAGTCCGACGAAGTGCTCTTGATGTTCTCGGCGCTCGGCACGCCGTCCAATACGGCGATCCAGAAATATCTCAACGCCAAGAAGGTGCCGCAACTGTTTCTGGCCACTGGCGCCACCAAATGGGCCGATCCGAAGAACTTCCCCTGGACCATGGGCTGGCTGCCCAGCTACCAGAGCGAAGGCCGCATCTATGCCAAGTACCTTTTGAAGGAAAAGGCCGGCGCCAAGATCGGCGTGCTCTACCAGAATGACGACTTCGGCAAGGACTATCTGAAGGGCGTCAAGGACGGCCTCGGCGACAAGGCATCTTCGATTGTGATCGAGGAGAGCTATGAGCTGACCGAGCCGACTGTGGATTCCCACATCGTCAAGATGAAGTCGCTTAATCCCGACGTTGTCATCATCTTCGCAACGCCGAAGTTTGCCGCGCAGACCATCAAGAAGGTCGCCGAACTCGGCTGGAAGCCGACCATGATCGTGCCGGGCGTCAGCGTCTCCATCGGTCAGGTGCTGCGTCCCGCAGGCTTCGAGAACGCGCAGGGCTTGCTCTCCGCGCATTACTCCAAGGACGCCACCGACCCGCAGTGGAAGGACGATCCGGGCATCAAGGCCTACCGTGAGTTCCTGGCCAAATATGTCCCGGACGGCAACCCGGCCGACAGTTCGCTGATGTCCGGCTACAACATCGCCGAGACCATGGCGATCCTGCTCAAACAGTGCGGCGACGATCTCACCCGCGCCAATGTGATGAAGCAGGCGGCGAACCTGCAAGACGTCCAGCAGTCGACGCTGCTCCCGGGCGTGAAAGTCAATACCTCGCCAACCGACTTCTCGCCCATCGAGCAGATGCAGCTGATGCGTTTCGAGGGCGAGAACTGGAAACTGTTCGGCGACGTGTTGACCGGTGAACTCGGCGAAAGCGGCAAGGGCGGTTAG